In Apus apus isolate bApuApu2 chromosome 5, bApuApu2.pri.cur, whole genome shotgun sequence, the following are encoded in one genomic region:
- the DDX24 gene encoding ATP-dependent RNA helicase DDX24 isoform X1 translates to MKAKKGGRFKSYFKLKQKGIEVTGKWKTVPIDPNLFADEEFKDIVCLEELTEYRLVSSSKVGKVKEKKRKAESVSEEGEEEEEPVVPPKKKKKKKELRSKTDRSGDSNATEIDVPVDEEAKCKKIIEVVTCEDHGHVAESTSSTKDAPRKKKKVAKNNTSQVQETLPSVTTSKKVKNWTTEVLSASTDHKADVSAWKDLFVPEPVLRALSYLGFNAPTPIQALALPSAIRDNMDVLGAAETGSGKTLAFAIPMIHSVLQWQKSNSYTTRNDSVTKESDQHHDETRQENEDEAEKLTHQQVEASGDEDDASFTTGCVKVLENFGFDSGDKTHTVGSHKKRPLLGLVLTPTRELAVQVKHHIDAVAKFTGIKTAILVGGMAAQKQERVLNRKPEIVIATPGRLWELVKERHPHLSNLRQLRCLVIDEADRMVEKGHFLELSQLLEILNDSQYNPQRQTFVFSATLTLVHQTPSRVLQKKNAVKMDKKTKLELLMEKVGIKGKPKVIDLTRKEATVETLTETRIHCNTNEKDYYLYYFLLQYPGRTMVFANSIDCVKRLSSLLTILNCDPLPLHANMHQKQRLKNLERFAERESCVLLTTDVAARGLDIPNVQHVIHYQVPRTSELYVHRSGRTARAASEGLSLLLIGPDDLINFRKIYKTLEKSEELPFFPVETKCMTSIKERMNLARQIEKAEFFNSRAKQHNSWLQQAAEALEMDVDDDMLMGKKASEEEEIQKQKVLKGMKKQLKHMLSQPLFKVLMKTKYPTQSGKLLLPQTSVGSSQSALGTVSKQQAKRKKSIKLN, encoded by the exons ATGAAGGCCAAAAAAGGAGGGAGATTCAAATCGTACtttaaattgaaacaaaaaggCATTGAAGtaacaggaaaatggaaaaccGTGCCGATCGACCCCAATCTATTTGCTGATGAGGAGTTTAAAGACATAGTATGCTTGGAGGAACTCACAGAGTACAGACTAGTAAGTTCTTCCAAAGTGGGAAAagtaaaagagaagaagagaaaggctgAGAGTGTTTCAGAAgaaggtgaggaggaggaagagcctGTTGTCCCtcccaaaaagaaaaagaaaaagaaagaattgaGAAGCAAAACAGATAGAAGTGGTGATTCTAATGCAACAGAAATTGATGTGCCAGTTGATGAAGAGGcaaagtgtaaaaaaataattgaagtgGTAACCTGTGAAGACCACGGACATGTGGCTGAGAGCACTTCAAGCACAAAAGAtgctccaaggaaaaaaaagaaggtggcTAAAAATAACACTTCACAAGTTCAAGAAACTCTTCCATCAGTAACTACTTctaaaaaagttaaaaactgGACAACAGAAGTTTTATCTGCCTCAACTGATCACAAAGCTGATGTGTCTGCTTGGAAAGACCTTTTTGTACCTGAACCAGTGTTGCGGGCCTTGAGCTACCTGGGATTTAATGCTCCAACTCCTATTCAAGCCTTAGCTTTGCCTTCTGCCATCCGGGATAATATGGATGTTCTTGGGGCCGCAGAAACAG gAAGCGGCAAAACGCTTGCATTTGCAATTCCAATGATTCactctgtgctgcagtggcaaaaaTCAAATAGCTACACAACCAGAAATGACAGTGTTACTAAAGAATCTGATCAGCATCATGATGAAACAAGACAGGAAAATGAGgatgaagcagaaaaactaaCCCATCAGCAGGTTGAAGCCAGTGGAGATGAAGATGATGCATCTTTCACAACAGGCTGTGTGAAGGTGCTGGAAAATTTTGGATTTGATTCTGGTGACAAGACACATACTGTTGGCTCCCATAAAAAGAGACCTCTTTTAGGACTGGTCCTTACCCCCACAAGAGAATTAGCTGTACAAGTAAAACACCACATTGATGCAGTTGCAAAGTTTACAG GCATTAAGACTGCAATTCTAGTTGGAGGCATGGCTGCACAGAAGCAAGAACGTGTCCTGAATCGAAAGCCAGAAATTGTAATTGCAACCCCAGGCCGTCTGTGGGAGTTAGTTAAAGAGAGACACCCACATCTTTCAAATCTTCGGCAGCTCAG ATGCCTTGTAATTGATGAGGCAGATCGAATGGTTGAGAAGGGTCACTTCTTAGAGCTGTCTCAGCTGCTGGAAATCTTAAATGATTCACAGTATAATCCTCAACGACagacatttgttttttctgccaCTTTGACTTTAGTCCATCAGACTCCCTCAAgagttttacagaaaaagaatgCTGTAAAGATGGACAAGAAGACCAAACTAGAATTACTAATGGAAAAAGTAGGAATAAAGGGGAAACCCAAAGTGATCGACTTAACAAGGAAAGAGGCTACTGTTGAGACTCTGACAGAAACCAGAATCCACTGTAATACAAATGAGAAAGATTATTATCTCTATTACTTTCTTCTCCAGTATCCAGGGAGAACCATGGTCTTTGCAAACAGCATAGACTGTGTAAAACGCCTCAGTTCACTCCTGACAATCTTAAATTGTGATCCTCTTCCTTTGCATGCCAACATGCACCAAAAGCAAAGGTTGAAAAACCTGGAAAGGTTTGCTGAGCGAGAGAG CTGTGTCCTCCTGACGACAGATGTTGCAGCTCGTGGTCTTGATATTCCCAACGTGCAGCATGTCATCCACTACCAG GTCCCTCGTACTTCTGAGTTGTACGTACACAGAAGCGGCAGAACAGCCCGAgcagccagcgaaggcctcaGCCTATTGCTGATTGGCCCTGATGACTTGATCAATTTTAGGAAAATTTATAAAACATTGGAGAAGAGTGAAGAGCTGCCGTTTTTCCCAGTTGAAACCAAGTGCATGACTTCTATCAAG GAGAGAATGAATTTGGCACGGCAGATTGAGAAGGCAGAATTTTTCAATAGTCGGGCAAAGCAACACAACTCCTGGCTCCAGCAAGCTGCAGAGGCTCTTGAGATGGATGTTGATGATGACATGTTGATGG gaaaaaaagctagtgaggaagaagaaatccAGAAGCAAAAGGTGCTGAAGGGGAtgaaaaaacaactgaaacatATGTTGTCCCAGCCACTGTTTAAAGTCCTTATGAAAACCAAGTACCCAACACAGTCTGGAAAACTGCTCCTGCCTCAGACATCAGTGGGAAGTTCACAGTCTGCTCTGGGTACCGTGTCCAAACAACaagcaaagaggaagaaatcaataaaattaaattag
- the DDX24 gene encoding ATP-dependent RNA helicase DDX24 isoform X2: MKAKKGGRFKSYFKLKQKGIEVTGKWKTVPIDPNLFADEEFKDIVCLEELTEYRLVSSSKVGKVKEKKRKAESVSEEGEEEEEPVVPPKKKKKKKELRSKTDRSGDSNATEIDVPVDEEAKCKKIIEVVTCEDHGHVAESTSSTKDAPRKKKKVAKNNTSQVQETLPSVTTSKKVKNWTTEVLSASTDHKADVSAWKDLFVPEPVLRALSYLGFNAPTPIQALALPSAIRDNMDVLGAAETGSGKTLAFAIPMIHSVLQWQKSNSYTTRNDSVTKESDQHHDETRQENEDEAEKLTHQQVEASGDEDDASFTTGCVKVLENFGFDSGDKTHTVGSHKKRPLLGLVLTPTRELAVQVKHHIDAVAKFTGIKTAILVGGMAAQKQERVLNRKPEIVIATPGRLWELVKERHPHLSNLRQLRCLVIDEADRMVEKGHFLELSQLLEILNDSQYNPQRQTFVFSATLTLVHQTPSRVLQKKNAVKMDKKTKLELLMEKVGIKGKPKVIDLTRKEATVETLTETRIHCNTNEKDYYLYYFLLQYPGRTMVFANSIDCVKRLSSLLTILNCDPLPLHANMHQKQRLKNLERFAERESCVLLTTDVAARGLDIPNVQHVIHYQERMNLARQIEKAEFFNSRAKQHNSWLQQAAEALEMDVDDDMLMGKKASEEEEIQKQKVLKGMKKQLKHMLSQPLFKVLMKTKYPTQSGKLLLPQTSVGSSQSALGTVSKQQAKRKKSIKLN, translated from the exons ATGAAGGCCAAAAAAGGAGGGAGATTCAAATCGTACtttaaattgaaacaaaaaggCATTGAAGtaacaggaaaatggaaaaccGTGCCGATCGACCCCAATCTATTTGCTGATGAGGAGTTTAAAGACATAGTATGCTTGGAGGAACTCACAGAGTACAGACTAGTAAGTTCTTCCAAAGTGGGAAAagtaaaagagaagaagagaaaggctgAGAGTGTTTCAGAAgaaggtgaggaggaggaagagcctGTTGTCCCtcccaaaaagaaaaagaaaaagaaagaattgaGAAGCAAAACAGATAGAAGTGGTGATTCTAATGCAACAGAAATTGATGTGCCAGTTGATGAAGAGGcaaagtgtaaaaaaataattgaagtgGTAACCTGTGAAGACCACGGACATGTGGCTGAGAGCACTTCAAGCACAAAAGAtgctccaaggaaaaaaaagaaggtggcTAAAAATAACACTTCACAAGTTCAAGAAACTCTTCCATCAGTAACTACTTctaaaaaagttaaaaactgGACAACAGAAGTTTTATCTGCCTCAACTGATCACAAAGCTGATGTGTCTGCTTGGAAAGACCTTTTTGTACCTGAACCAGTGTTGCGGGCCTTGAGCTACCTGGGATTTAATGCTCCAACTCCTATTCAAGCCTTAGCTTTGCCTTCTGCCATCCGGGATAATATGGATGTTCTTGGGGCCGCAGAAACAG gAAGCGGCAAAACGCTTGCATTTGCAATTCCAATGATTCactctgtgctgcagtggcaaaaaTCAAATAGCTACACAACCAGAAATGACAGTGTTACTAAAGAATCTGATCAGCATCATGATGAAACAAGACAGGAAAATGAGgatgaagcagaaaaactaaCCCATCAGCAGGTTGAAGCCAGTGGAGATGAAGATGATGCATCTTTCACAACAGGCTGTGTGAAGGTGCTGGAAAATTTTGGATTTGATTCTGGTGACAAGACACATACTGTTGGCTCCCATAAAAAGAGACCTCTTTTAGGACTGGTCCTTACCCCCACAAGAGAATTAGCTGTACAAGTAAAACACCACATTGATGCAGTTGCAAAGTTTACAG GCATTAAGACTGCAATTCTAGTTGGAGGCATGGCTGCACAGAAGCAAGAACGTGTCCTGAATCGAAAGCCAGAAATTGTAATTGCAACCCCAGGCCGTCTGTGGGAGTTAGTTAAAGAGAGACACCCACATCTTTCAAATCTTCGGCAGCTCAG ATGCCTTGTAATTGATGAGGCAGATCGAATGGTTGAGAAGGGTCACTTCTTAGAGCTGTCTCAGCTGCTGGAAATCTTAAATGATTCACAGTATAATCCTCAACGACagacatttgttttttctgccaCTTTGACTTTAGTCCATCAGACTCCCTCAAgagttttacagaaaaagaatgCTGTAAAGATGGACAAGAAGACCAAACTAGAATTACTAATGGAAAAAGTAGGAATAAAGGGGAAACCCAAAGTGATCGACTTAACAAGGAAAGAGGCTACTGTTGAGACTCTGACAGAAACCAGAATCCACTGTAATACAAATGAGAAAGATTATTATCTCTATTACTTTCTTCTCCAGTATCCAGGGAGAACCATGGTCTTTGCAAACAGCATAGACTGTGTAAAACGCCTCAGTTCACTCCTGACAATCTTAAATTGTGATCCTCTTCCTTTGCATGCCAACATGCACCAAAAGCAAAGGTTGAAAAACCTGGAAAGGTTTGCTGAGCGAGAGAG CTGTGTCCTCCTGACGACAGATGTTGCAGCTCGTGGTCTTGATATTCCCAACGTGCAGCATGTCATCCACTACCAG GAGAGAATGAATTTGGCACGGCAGATTGAGAAGGCAGAATTTTTCAATAGTCGGGCAAAGCAACACAACTCCTGGCTCCAGCAAGCTGCAGAGGCTCTTGAGATGGATGTTGATGATGACATGTTGATGG gaaaaaaagctagtgaggaagaagaaatccAGAAGCAAAAGGTGCTGAAGGGGAtgaaaaaacaactgaaacatATGTTGTCCCAGCCACTGTTTAAAGTCCTTATGAAAACCAAGTACCCAACACAGTCTGGAAAACTGCTCCTGCCTCAGACATCAGTGGGAAGTTCACAGTCTGCTCTGGGTACCGTGTCCAAACAACaagcaaagaggaagaaatcaataaaattaaattag